A genome region from Microbacterium sp. CGR2 includes the following:
- the moaA gene encoding GTP 3',8-cyclase MoaA, with amino-acid sequence MTAVPVVIGVRAPAAPPVPTPSPMAAGTLVDTHGRVHRDLRISLTDRCSLRCTYCMPEQGNEWLARTSILSTDEIVEVAEVAASLGIRTFRLTGGEPLLRADIVEVVRRVARIEGADGPVEVAMTTNGISLAKKLPELIDAGLTRLNISIDTVNRQRFADLTRRDRLDDVLEGIAAAAASELRPLKLNAVAMRGVNDDELTDLVAFAMEVGAQLRFIEQMPLDAGHTWDRATMVTREEILEKLGERWQLEPVPGRGGAPAEKWRIDGGPHEVGVIASVTAPFCGACDRLRLTADGQFRNCLFSNAEYDLTTLLRGDASTPASVPGRRVDAIADLLRACVHGKLPGHAINDPSFLQPARGMNAIGG; translated from the coding sequence ATGACGGCCGTGCCGGTCGTGATCGGTGTGCGAGCGCCTGCTGCGCCGCCCGTTCCGACCCCCAGCCCCATGGCCGCCGGCACTCTTGTCGACACGCACGGCCGGGTGCATCGCGACCTGCGCATCTCGCTGACCGACCGCTGCTCGCTGCGCTGCACCTATTGCATGCCCGAGCAGGGTAACGAGTGGCTCGCGCGCACCAGCATCCTCTCCACCGACGAGATCGTCGAGGTCGCCGAAGTGGCCGCCTCTCTCGGCATCCGCACCTTCCGGCTGACCGGCGGCGAGCCGCTGCTGCGCGCCGACATCGTCGAGGTCGTGCGCCGTGTCGCGCGCATCGAGGGTGCCGACGGTCCCGTGGAAGTCGCCATGACCACCAATGGGATCAGCCTCGCAAAGAAGCTTCCCGAGCTGATCGACGCCGGGCTCACCCGACTGAACATCAGCATCGACACGGTGAACCGCCAGCGCTTCGCCGACCTCACCCGCCGCGATCGCCTCGACGACGTCCTCGAAGGCATTGCTGCGGCAGCGGCATCCGAACTCCGCCCCCTCAAGCTCAACGCCGTCGCGATGCGCGGCGTCAACGATGACGAGCTCACCGACCTCGTCGCCTTCGCGATGGAAGTCGGCGCGCAGCTGCGTTTCATCGAGCAGATGCCGTTGGATGCCGGCCACACCTGGGACCGCGCCACGATGGTCACCCGCGAAGAGATCCTCGAGAAGCTCGGCGAGCGCTGGCAGCTCGAGCCGGTGCCGGGCCGAGGGGGCGCCCCCGCCGAGAAGTGGCGCATCGACGGCGGCCCGCACGAGGTCGGCGTGATCGCGTCCGTGACCGCACCGTTCTGCGGGGCGTGCGACCGGCTGCGTCTGACCGCCGACGGCCAATTCCGCAACTGCCTCTTCTCCAACGCCGAATACGACCTGACGACCCTGCTGCGCGGAGACGCCTCGACTCCGGCATCCGTTCCGGGCCGACGTGTCGACGCGATCGCCGACCTGCTGCGCGCGTGCGTGCACGGCAAGCTTCCCGGCCACGCCATCAACGACCCGTCGTTTCTGCAGCCCGCCCGCGGCATGAACGCCATCGGCGGCTGA
- a CDS encoding amidohydrolase — MTIDLEALYIDLHQHPELSFQETRTAGIAAAHLRDLGLEVEEGVGVTGVVGILRNGDGPVVWVRADMDALPVEEQTGLAYASTAKGVDPGGNTVPVMHACGHDMHVTAMIGAVEKLVSDRAEWTGTLVVLIQPAEEYGAGARAMLSDGILDRYPKPDVVLGQHVTPLPAGVIGVRSGTQMAASDGLTVTLHGRGGHGSRPHSTIDPIVMAAATVMRLQTIASREVDPQGVGVVTVGSIHAGLKNNIIPAEAKLELSLRYPNDEAREKMLASVERIVRAEAMASGAEREPEIHTLHTLPATINDEEATARATSALQRALGEASVIDPGMFTGSEDVSWFARDAGAPLVFWFFGGVDAARFAEASAAGRLDKDIPTNHSPFYAPEIHPTIEVGVTALSAAAREFLG, encoded by the coding sequence ATGACGATCGACCTCGAAGCGCTCTATATCGACCTGCACCAGCATCCGGAGCTGTCATTCCAGGAGACGCGCACCGCCGGCATCGCCGCCGCACATCTGCGTGATCTCGGCCTGGAGGTCGAGGAGGGCGTCGGAGTCACGGGAGTGGTCGGCATCCTTCGCAACGGCGATGGCCCGGTCGTGTGGGTCCGCGCCGACATGGACGCGCTGCCCGTCGAGGAGCAGACCGGCCTGGCGTACGCGAGCACGGCGAAGGGCGTCGATCCCGGAGGCAACACCGTGCCCGTCATGCACGCGTGCGGCCACGACATGCACGTGACCGCCATGATCGGTGCCGTCGAGAAGCTCGTCTCCGATCGCGCCGAGTGGACCGGCACGCTCGTCGTCCTGATTCAGCCCGCTGAGGAGTACGGCGCCGGCGCACGCGCGATGCTGAGCGACGGCATCCTGGATCGCTACCCGAAGCCCGACGTCGTGCTCGGTCAGCATGTCACCCCGCTTCCCGCCGGAGTCATCGGGGTGCGCAGCGGCACGCAGATGGCGGCATCCGATGGCCTGACTGTCACCCTGCACGGGCGAGGTGGCCACGGCTCACGTCCGCACTCCACGATCGACCCGATTGTGATGGCCGCGGCGACCGTCATGCGCCTGCAGACCATCGCCTCCCGCGAGGTCGACCCGCAGGGCGTGGGCGTCGTCACGGTGGGTTCGATTCATGCCGGCCTGAAGAACAACATCATCCCGGCCGAGGCGAAGCTGGAGCTGAGCCTGCGCTACCCGAACGACGAGGCCCGCGAGAAGATGCTGGCGAGCGTCGAGCGCATCGTGCGCGCCGAGGCGATGGCGTCCGGCGCCGAACGCGAGCCTGAGATCCACACCCTCCACACGCTGCCGGCGACGATCAACGACGAGGAAGCCACCGCACGTGCGACCTCGGCACTGCAACGAGCCTTGGGCGAAGCATCCGTCATCGACCCCGGCATGTTCACCGGAAGCGAGGACGTCTCGTGGTTCGCCCGTGACGCCGGCGCTCCCCTGGTGTTCTGGTTCTTCGGCGGGGTCGACGCGGCCCGGTTCGCCGAGGCGTCGGCCGCGGGTCGCCTCGATAAGGACATTCCGACGAATCACTCGCCGTTCTACGCGCCGGAGATCCACCCGACCATCGAGGTCGGCGTCACCGCTCTGTCGGCCGCGGCTCGGGAGTTCCTCGGCTAG